In Elusimicrobiota bacterium, the sequence GAAGAAACCACGTGGGTATTACCCGCGCATTATGCCAGACAGGACGTTGACCTGTTCGCATCGGAAACCGCGCAGGCGTTAGCGGAGATTGTTACCACATTGGAAGACAAACTTCCAAAAGATGTAAAAACCCGGGTAAAATCCGAAATTTATCGCCGCGTACTGGATCCTTACTTGGATCACTACAAAAAGTTTTGGTGGTATAAAGGTACGAACAACTGGAACGGTGTGTGTAACGGCGCTATAGGATCAACCTTTGTTCTCCTTGAAACAGATACTGTTCGATTAGAGAACGCTGTCCGTACAGTAGTTACCGGACTGGATACATATATCACAAAAGGGTTTAACAATGACGGTGGAACAACAGAAGGCGTACCCTACTGGATGTTCGGTATGGGAAATTACATAATGTTTGCTGACCTTTTGTATCAACGCACCGGCGGGAAAGTTGATATTCTGTCATCCAATAAACTAAAAGCTATCGCTAAGTATCCGTTATCCATGGCCATGGGCCCGGCACAGGTTGCAAGTTTTTCTGACTCCGGTGACAGTATACGCCTGCCCCACGGGATGATAAAACGTTTATCCGAACGTACGGCCTGCCCGGAACTGTTAACTTTTTTGGATAACAAAAACTTTGTTACTGAACGTGTAAGTTATCCCAAGGTGTTACGCAACATTTTTTGGTGGGATTATAACACGATCCCCCAAGACTTTATAGTCAACGACCTTATGTTACCTCAAACCGGCGTAGTAAAACTTGTAAACACATCAACCTCTGCAGGCAATATTATTCTTGTATTATCCGCGAAAGCCGGGCACAACGCTGAATCGCATAACCATAACGATATCGGCAGTTTTATCCTTCGCGTA encodes:
- a CDS encoding heparinase II/III family protein is translated as MTKRIITTILYVVLFFNLIEAKDISTNTVTNTSLALPDKIEFVAYPDTGTNVYLLLDGSREKLAEFKKTTSYFDLERGWLSTIEKTKAIPQTTYTLYQDFFRTGTRYRYEAEYFQKRNVMTSLAMLVLLEHGNVQENIDKLCDYLWNICEETTWVLPAHYARQDVDLFASETAQALAEIVTTLEDKLPKDVKTRVKSEIYRRVLDPYLDHYKKFWWYKGTNNWNGVCNGAIGSTFVLLETDTVRLENAVRTVVTGLDTYITKGFNNDGGTTEGVPYWMFGMGNYIMFADLLYQRTGGKVDILSSNKLKAIAKYPLSMAMGPAQVASFSDSGDSIRLPHGMIKRLSERTACPELLTFLDNKNFVTERVSYPKVLRNIFWWDYNTIPQDFIVNDLMLPQTGVVKLVNTSTSAGNIILVLSAKAGHNAESHNHNDIGSFILRVNGETILCDPGSGLYDKDYFSGKRYNNVFANSYGHSVPVINGKLQSPGLKFYGK